Below is a genomic region from Triticum dicoccoides isolate Atlit2015 ecotype Zavitan chromosome 5A, WEW_v2.0, whole genome shotgun sequence.
AGGTACACAGGTTTGTGAAGCTTTAGCTTTAATGTTCTTTGAAAATGGTGCTCCTATGCAACTTGTGTGAGGCGGTGGGTAACTAGATGCTCTGAACAACTTTTGACAAAGTCACAACCATAGAACTAGGTTGGTACTAGAAACTGTATGGCTGGTATCCACTAGGATTCATGTTCTAGGTTTATATTCCTGATCTACCACTTGAAATTCAACTCCACAAATGAGCGGAATTTTATTTTAACATTGTGCCACAATTCCCAAGCAGTGTATTGAGAAGATCAAAAAGTCTACGTCGTTGATCTAATTTCAGCTCTTTAGGTTCATCACTTAGAAGTTGTATCTACTGGGTTGGCTGTAGTTTATGCTGCGTTAGCAAACATGTAAATGACATCAACTTTCTATCGCTGGAGAGCCAAGTAGTCCAGTATAAGTTTCCCAATTATCTGGCTCTGGCAACCTGATGGATGGTGTGATTTTATTTGTTATTATGATTACTTTCTCCTTGTAAACATGCCATTTTAATATGCAGATACCAGATCAAGGTTTACGCCCAACATCACATCACATAATCAAGGCGTTATTGGCTTCGAGGGAAATGTTACTTGAAGAATTGAAGAAAATCGGTGGTGCTGTTGGCAAAACAATAGAAGATTTAGATGATGCTGACTTAAGTCTTGGTAAATACGAGTCACTTCAGCCTTCAAAACCAGCCCATCCAGATTCTGGTAAAGTTTTCCCTGTAACTACCAAGGGTGTTGGGCATTTGGCTGGCATTTTACATGACTTTCTGGAGGTAAGTTTCATCATCCTTTTTATAGTGACCTATGAATGtgttcatgatacggggacttttttTTTGAGTTGGTAACTTGGTATACTGGACTTGCTGATTGGAAATATTTATGCACAATTCTACAGAGACCCAACGATGTTGTTGATGGCACTAGTGATGGTATGCTGTATACTCTTTCCAGTGAAGAGTTGTTAGAATTGTTTGTAACCGTGAGCAGCCAGCTTTCACTTCTATGGAATGCATTCTTGAAATTTCATAGGTGAAGTTAACTGTTCTCTCACTTTCACTTGTTTTTATACTGTATTTGCACTGTCAATGGTCCTGATGGTTTCTCAATTAACCTATTTTTTGAAGATATCATTTGCCCAACATTGTTTTCTTGTTTTACTGCAGGATAAATAAAACTAAGATACTGGATTACTTGCGGGACATTTGGGCCATTGACAGGAAAGCAGAATGGTCAATCTGGACTAATCACTCTAAAATCGAGATTCCACACCGCTATTTGCGGAGTATGAGTGATGACCCACCTCACCGCCAACATTCCCTCCTGAGAGTTTCTGGTTCAAGgaagtttcatgaagatgtaattatCTCCCATTCATAAGTAGCATATATTTATCACTTCTTATAGTCTCTTACTAGTTTACATCTATCTGCAGCCTGTACAAAATTCTGCTTCACGGGCTGAGCTACACAGGAAGAGCATAGCCCAAATGAAGGTAACATTGTTTTCTGGAATAGTTTATGTGCACAAATATTTATTGTGAACTGTTACTAATTTGAGAAATCTTGCAGATCAACACGAGGTCTGTTCAAGATATGCATATATATTCTGATCCTTCACGTGTACCTGTTGTTCTTATAGAACAACACGTCATGGTTGTTCCACAACATGGTTCAAACAAAGATTTGGCATCAAGTTCTTCAGAACAGAAGGATACTATTGTGCTACCTAAACTACAAGGAGAgtctttgttgctgaaaaatatcaATGGTAAAAAAGGTGGACGCGTATTACGAGCTGTCATCTTTGTGCATGGATTTCAGGCAAGTCCCATGCATCTGCTTTAATTCCCTGGAGTTACAGTATTGTTGGCTATAATTTATTGTGTTTATGAAAAGCAGGGACACCATTTGGATTTACGTCTTGTTAGAAATCAATGGCTTCTATTGGATCCTGGAGCTGAATGCCTAATGTCTGAGGCTAATGAAGACAAGACTTCTGGAGATTTTAAAGAAATGGGTGGCAGGCTTGCTGGGGAGGTTGTTGCATTCTTGAAAAAGAAAGTGGATAAGCTTGCAAGACATGGAGGCTGCAAAGAATTGAAGCTTAGTTTTGTTGGCCATTCCATTGGAAACATTATCATCAGAACTGCCTTAGCAGGTATTTTCCAACTTGTCAaattccagtgaatcaatcaagcgagTCTTTAGGTGACTAACTATATTTCTGCATCCCAATAGAACCTGCATTGCAGCCATACTTGAAGAACCTCTTCACGTACATGTCAATATCAGGGCCTCACTTAGGTTACTGGTACAGCTCAAATTCTTTGTTCAATTCTGGTCTCTGGCTTCTAAAAAAGCTTAAGGGGGCACAATGCATCCATCAACTTACTTTCAGTGACGATCAAGACCCCCAGAATACCTTTTTTTATAGGCTTTGCAAGGTACACCCTGCTTCATTCTGGAATGTACTTGTTCCCAACTTGTATACCAGATACATTTTCCAGTAAGAATTAACCATGAAGTATTCTTATTGTTTTCTTCCTTCAGTCGAAGACACTAGAGAACTTCAAAAATATCATATTGTTATCGTCACCACAGGTTAGTCCATTTTCTCCTTTTGGACGACTTCAATTTACTTGAGGATCTGAACCATAAGCTGGGTGCTCCATGTCACTCACAAGTCATGATGTATTTCTTTGATCTACCAGGATGGGTATGTGCCATATCATTCAGCAAGAATCGAGCTCTGCCCAGCTGCGTCGGCTGATAATTCAAGAAAAGGTCAAGTCTTCACAGAAATGCTGAATAATTGCTTGGATCAGATGCGTGCACCGTCGTCTGAAACTCGTATATTCATGAGGTGTGATGTTAATTTCGACCAATCTGCCCATGGACGGAACCTGAACACCATGATTGGCAGAGCAGCCCACATAGAATTCCTGGAGACTGACATCTACGCCAGGTTCATCATGTGGTCCTTCCCTGAACTTTtccgatgaggatgatgatgacgatgctcTCCCTCTTATTTGGGGATGACATGATGTTCCAAACCAAACCAAACCTGGATACTGCACTACTGACCAAGAAAGGAATATGAAGGTTTCGTCACCAAGATGGATAGCACTGTAAAGTTCCCTAGCAGTAACATTTTGCCAGTTTGTTAGATTTGATTTGTATAAATAGTCGATTTGTTCATTTCGATTTATAGCCCTGTAGATGTGAGATGTGCCGTCAGGTCTTGATAATCCAACGTCGTCTGGTGTGGTGTATTTTAACGCTGCCAGCCAGTTTAGGAGGGCCAAACAGCCAGTGAGCTTATGTCAAATAAGCATGACAtgtgttttattttcttttaatGATCACTACATCAGGCAgagatcattgtctggttcttgccATGTCATGTTGTTGATCTGTAACTGAATGTTAGGGATTCATTGGATGACGGAGAGTGTGCAGTCAAACTTGTATGACTTTGACTTTTGTTGTACAAATGTATTATTGAGATTGTAAGAAAGTCAAAATAATATTCATTATCGTATTTGTTAATACGTACTCTTATCTTCTTATCTTCAGTGATCTAAACGCTTATAatttttttacagagggagtatttctttTCCATTTTAACGAATAGCTAATGATAGAGGGCCGTCAAGCTTGCTCAGGAGGTGggatttgatgatattatcttcaaCACTGATTGCCTCTCTGATGCAGCGCTTGGTCTCTCCTGCCAGGGATCCTTCGGTGGATCCTGTGGCTTTCCAGCATGTTCGTCGGCACTACAATGTTTTAGCTCATGTCTTAGCTAGATCAAGTTTAAACTTGTCTAGTGTTTGTATTTTTCATTCTGCTCCGGATTGCATCCAGAGACTTTTTGTAAATTTGTTGCTTGATCAATAAAGTCCGACGTTCTCTCTCAAAAAAGCTAATGATAGAGTGTTGGTGTCCGAAGGTTTGAGGTCTTCTTTGCTTCATAGTATAGGAAAATATCATACAaataagaaaactataaaaaatgagaTGGCACGTATGATGATGTCACTTTCCTACGtcacttaattaattaattgataggATAGAAACTTTTTCATTAGGTATAAGCTGATATTTGTTTTTTCTTCCAAATGTGAATGATAGGTTTCTATCGCACATAGGAATAGGGATCATTCCTACAATCAAATGACTTCAAAGGATTTTTCTCAATAAAATTCTTACCTTTTAGAATTCGTAGTATAAGGCTTGAAGCGTAAGGTGAGTGCGTTTCTAGATTATAAGGCCTCATTTGGTGTGAgtgtttttctactccctccgttccataatataaaacATTTTTATAAGCTAACATAGCTTACAAAAtcgtcttatattatgagacgaaaggggtagattataagagcatctacaactggacTTTGCAAATCCGATCCCTCTAACGGCCGCAGATACTAATCAGGCACTAAAACCACGCCTCCACACCCGTGTATCTTATATCCGGCATCCTATATTCATATAAATTTATGCGATGTAGTACGTAGATCACCAAACGATCAAAATGAACAGGAAACAGACTTATAAACGATACAAAcaggcataattcacataaacatcACCAAAAGATCACCAAACATGCATAGTTCACACGGTTCGACGAAGGTTGAGGAGGTCGTCAGGCAGGCGGAGCAGATTGGGTAGTCCGTGCAGATTCGCGCGCGGGGCGGGAAGGGTCGGCGCTGGCGTGGTCACTACGGCGACGGGCGACAGGATGCGTCGCACCGACCCGGAGCTGCCGCCCGTATCGACCCGCTCGTGCTCGAGCACGATACGGGGTGCCAGCTCGTACTCGTCTTCGGAGCTGCTGTTTGAGTGGCTGCCGGTGCTTGACATGCTCGCCGGCGCTAGTGATTGGACGTATTGGGGAAAGGGGAGCGTTGGGGAGCAGAGCAGAGCGAAGTGAGCTAGGGTTTGCTCCGGAGGTGGATTTTGCGGGGTCGGGGTGGGCCAGCAGTGGACCGGGCTGACGTGACGGACACGCCCGGGCGCGCCCGGGCCGCCTCATATCCGCcttatatttgggctggatatgagggatgCCGGTCAGCCCGGACGTTTGTCCGCAGTTTGAGAGCTTCTATTGGGTCGGTTTTTTTgtgaccggtcagtgaccggaCGGCCTGCCCGAATGTTTGAGATGTGTTTGAGAGGCCGGTTTGTAGATGCTataaggcctcatttggttcatacggTAGAAATATCATATCGGAATAgaaaaaatgatatatatatatatatatatatatatatatatatatatctcaatTTCTACAAGGAAAAGACATGTCATTTGATGCATCGGATAAGAACTTTTATATTGAGTTTAAGCTAATGTTTTTTTAATATGTGAAGTGTTTGATTTTCTATTCTACTACCTCTGcatcataatataagacgtttttacaGTTCTATATTATATGGTACAGAGGGAGGACATAGGAATAGAAATTCATTCATACATAGAAATTCATTCATACACAGCAAAGGGCTCCAAAGAAGGCCTAAATTTTACAACCTCCGCTCGGAAATAGATGACATTGTATAAAATGTCTATCCTTTAGAATTCTTATATAAAATTCATGCAAACCAAACGAGGACTAAAATTCTAAGATAAAAGTTTTCCAACCTACAGTTAAGTAGGCGGGGCGTAGATTTTTCTTGTTTGAGTTGGATGCGGGGCGTAGATCATCTCAGGTAAGTGATGTGACTTGGGATTACTGACATGCCTTGTTCGTGGGCTCACGTGTGAGTGACCGCAAGTCACCCGACTCAGTTATACGTGTTCTTAAGCGGGTATGTGTcattttctttgtttccttgggtGGTGGTTGTGGCGCGTAAAGAAGAGGAATGGAATGTTTCTTGCGGGCCGAACATGCTGCCGTGGAGGAGGCGCAGAAAGAAGACGAATGCGGTAAGCATCATGGACTGTTGAAAGTTGATATCCTCCTGTACCTGCCTCACCTTGGCCTGGCTCCCAGCCCCCAGCCCCAGGTGGTTGTTTCATGGTGAGGAGCACTAGGAAAGTCAAGGCCGATAAGGAGCAGCTGCCACCCGACCGGGTTGTCCGGTCCTTCCCGCCGATCTCTGGTGATGCGATGCGATAAGGGGAGGGGGGATTCATCTGTCATCGCTGCTGCTGTTGCCGTTGTCCATGTCGCCGACTACTTCGCCTGAATTTCTGGATGCGCCACCCGTGCGTCCAACGCGTGGTCGCATCTTGACCGTATCTTGTCCGCATACATTTTTTTCGCCgtatttattattattttcatcAATGATTTTTTTGATACATCGGAGTACATTCACCAAATCTTGACTAGAATAGTAagatcaaagaaaacaagaaccacaagaagacATTTTAAAAGATACCCAACTTTCATAACTGCTCCCGCAAGCTGGATCAGTATCTTCTCAATGCCTTCATTGTTGATCTGCATATTCTCGATCTTGCatacttctttcttcttcgagtctaAATAAGTAGACGTTGCTTCTTCGCATCCAGTCTCATGTCTAGTCTCtattctagcaacaagtgcacaaACATCTATCAAATTTCGTTCTATCAATAGATCGATGTATTTTTCTTCTCAATACCAAAAGTTGCACCCTTCCCACACAATAAAAATTTGAGTATAAGCAAAATGCACCGAATCCGGGAACACAACCGAAGCTAAActagcacataccccatcgttttTGCACTTGACAAACACCCATATGGGATGTTCCGGTGTTGTAGACACATGGCGCACAACCTTCCTTAGACAGTCGTCACACTTTATCAGCGGCAACGGTGCGTCGACGGGCCTTTGGGCCAGTACTAAGCCCGGATGACGGCTGTTGTTGTGTTTGCCGACAAACCGGCGACGGGgtcgatccgagcggctagaggcggAGTCAATACCTACATGCAGCCTGGGGCCATTGCCGGGGCTGTGCGGTCCGATACTTGGCCAGTCCATGGCACGACGCGGCCTCCGACAGCCGGGTGAGCACAAATCCAGCCGGATCCGCTTCAAATCCGGCCACCGGATGCGCTGAAATCAGGCGGCCGAGGTTGGATAGCTCAAGATGTCGAGTAAACAGGGGTTGCGACAAGGGTAGTGCATGAGCGTGTGGCCGTGCTAGACAGCGACACGGCTGAAAAATTGACGGTAATGGCGGCTAGGGACAGGAGGGGAATGGGGTAGGAGTGCGGCTGGAGTAGGGGGATAAAAAAGGGGCACATGTGTCCCTGGTGGGCGGGCCAGAAGAGGACGAGGGCACTCACCGCGCCTGTCCGTGTGTgtctgtgtaggatcgaaagtatgtctagagggggggggatgattagactacttgaccaaataaaaatctagccttttcccaattttaagtcttggcagattttagcaacttagcacaagtcaagcaatcaagctacacatgcaagtctaagagtatagcagcggaatgtaaaacattgcacatgaaggtaaatggaggagtttgaaaggagcaaacgcaatgtagacacggaaatttttggcgtggttccgataggtggtgctatcatacatccacgttgatggagacttcaacccacgaagggtaatggctgtgcgagtccacgaagggctccacccacgaagattcttgtggttggaatggagtatcttggtctcaacacatgagtaggtggttctctctcagaaaatgaatggtagaagtgtaggcacgttctaatggctctctttACGAATgaaccacacaaaatctaactgttacacacaatttaccaaaaatcggtgggaccgaatcatgaaactcgatcagactgatttagttcaaaatgtgaacgttaggattttcgatgggaccgacatatcaactcggtgagaccgatttcattagggttagggcataacgtaatctcggtgagaccgatcacataaactcggtaggaccgatttctgtaataggcaaacagagagttggtcaggcaaactaggTGGGAAGGAAtcactcattttggtgagaccgaaacgttacgaaagggaaatatagagtttgcattgcaaactcggtgggactgatcgctcatcgcggttggaccgaaacgttacgaagggaaacagagagtttgcaatcacatctcggtgagactaagatccctatcggtgagaccgaagtgactagggtttctggcagtggctatgtcaagtgaactccgtggcgccggatagatcaaattggtgggaccGAGGTTGACttgtggtttgggacatatgtggatatgagaaagtggttgaaggcttttgg
It encodes:
- the LOC119302353 gene encoding protein FAM135B-like isoform X1 → MLGRMKCLVGGAVDQGSPRGAARRVSPASGRVHSAAAAGLGGKRAICFRPPDVMETVHEVAVYIHRFHNLDLFQQGWYQMKISAMWEEGESGSKTPASPARVVQYEAPDVGADDALGIWRIDDADNSFYTQPFRIKYARQDIYLSVMVSFNILNGEQEGPAASAVILKYELIYAPTLENGSDIQSSSATSSAAVHEFRIPRKALLGLHSYCPVHFDAFHAVLVDLTLHIVYLKAGANKSSLKIPDQGLRPTSHHIIKALLASREMLLEELKKIGGAVGKTIEDLDDADLSLGKYESLQPSKPAHPDSGKVFPVTTKGVGHLAGILHDFLERPNDVVDGTSDGMLYTLSSEELLELFVTVSSQLSLLWNAFLKFHRINKTKILDYLRDIWAIDRKAEWSIWTNHSKIEIPHRYLRSMSDDPPHRQHSLLRVSGSRKFHEDPVQNSASRAELHRKSIAQMKINTRSVQDMHIYSDPSRVPVVLIEQHVMVVPQHGSNKDLASSSSEQKDTIVLPKLQGESLLLKNINGKKGGRVLRAVIFVHGFQGHHLDLRLVRNQWLLLDPGAECLMSEANEDKTSGDFKEMGGRLAGEVVAFLKKKVDKLARHGGCKELKLSFVGHSIGNIIIRTALAEPALQPYLKNLFTYMSISGPHLGYWYSSNSLFNSGLWLLKKLKGAQCIHQLTFSDDQDPQNTFFYRLCKSKTLENFKNIILLSSPQDGYVPYHSARIELCPAASADNSRKGQVFTEMLNNCLDQMRAPSSETRIFMRCDVNFDQSAHGRNLNTMIGRAAHIEFLETDIYARFIMWSFPELFR
- the LOC119302353 gene encoding uncharacterized protein LOC119302353 isoform X2 — protein: MVSFNILNGEQEGPAASAVILKYELIYAPTLENGSDIQSSSATSSAAVHEFRIPRKALLGLHSYCPVHFDAFHAVLVDLTLHIVYLKAGANKSSLKIPDQGLRPTSHHIIKALLASREMLLEELKKIGGAVGKTIEDLDDADLSLGKYESLQPSKPAHPDSGKVFPVTTKGVGHLAGILHDFLERPNDVVDGTSDGMLYTLSSEELLELFVTVSSQLSLLWNAFLKFHRINKTKILDYLRDIWAIDRKAEWSIWTNHSKIEIPHRYLRSMSDDPPHRQHSLLRVSGSRKFHEDPVQNSASRAELHRKSIAQMKINTRSVQDMHIYSDPSRVPVVLIEQHVMVVPQHGSNKDLASSSSEQKDTIVLPKLQGESLLLKNINGKKGGRVLRAVIFVHGFQGHHLDLRLVRNQWLLLDPGAECLMSEANEDKTSGDFKEMGGRLAGEVVAFLKKKVDKLARHGGCKELKLSFVGHSIGNIIIRTALAEPALQPYLKNLFTYMSISGPHLGYWYSSNSLFNSGLWLLKKLKGAQCIHQLTFSDDQDPQNTFFYRLCKSKTLENFKNIILLSSPQDGYVPYHSARIELCPAASADNSRKGQVFTEMLNNCLDQMRAPSSETRIFMRCDVNFDQSAHGRNLNTMIGRAAHIEFLETDIYARFIMWSFPELFR